One bacterium genomic window, CCCGAGCCGGTAGTCGTCGCTGTTGCGCTTGAAATCCGACACGTGGGCGAAGAACGACCCCGGCGCGAAGGCCCGCTGGCACGCCCGCACGACGACGGCGACCACGGCCGTCGAGTCCGACGCGTCTTGGGCCGCCCCCGCGAGCCACGTACTCAGCTGCCCAAGCCGATCGCCCTTTTCGTCGATGCACTGGAAGAGGCCGACCGCGGCCGGACTGCTGAGCCCGGCGCCCTGCGCCGCGGCGGCGAACATCGACACCGCATCGTACATGCCGGCGGCGTAGCCCAGCCGGAACGGATCGGCGCTCGAGCGGAAATCGGCCACGTGTTCGAAGAACGACCGCGGCGTCCAGGCGGCGCCGGCGGCCGGCGGGGCGGCGGGACGTGGAGCCGCCGGAGCGGGCTGCCCGGGCGCGGGCTGGGCAGGCGCGGGTGCGGGCGGAGCCGCCGGGCGCGGCGGCGGCGTGCCGCCGGCCGCGGTGCGCACCCACTCTTCCCACGTCAGCTTCGCCGTATCGTTGAAGTAGGGCTTCACGTAGTTGATCGGGATGGCGCCGTTCAGGTTCTGCGCGTCGCGCACCCCGAACGCGTTGATGCCGATCACCTCGCCCTTCGTGTTGATGAGCGGGCCGCCGCTGGACCCGGGCGAGATCGGCGCCTGATGCTGGATGAAGCGATACCCGTTCTGCGGATCCAGCCGGATGCTCTCGACGATCCCCTCGGTCAACGTGAGCTCGAGCCCCTTGGGATTGCCGATGGCGATGACGCGATCGCCGACTTCGACCTTGTCGGAGTCTCCGACGGGGAGCGCCGGCAGGCCGGTGGCCTTGATGGTAATCACCGCGAAGTCTCGCCGCGGCTCGGCATAGATCACCCTGACGTCGGTGAACACATCGCCCCGCGGCACCTTGACGCGGATGTGAACGGCGCCCTGGTCCGGATCGATCACGTGGTGATTCGTCACGATGACGCCGTTCGGCGAGACGAGAAAACCGCTGGCGAGCGACGTGGTTTTGCCGGAGGCGTCGACCTGGGTAATGAAGACCACCGCCGGCGAGGCCTTGCGGTAGATCTCTTGAATCGAGGGGGCGGTGGGCGCCGCGGATGCGATCGGGACCGCGGACAGCGCCGCAACGAGACTCCAAGACAAAAACG contains:
- a CDS encoding trypsin-like peptidase domain-containing protein, with protein sequence MTGLPHRRRSFAAFLSWSLVAALSAVPIASAAPTAPSIQEIYRKASPAVVFITQVDASGKTTSLASGFLVSPNGVIVTNHHVIDPDQGAVHIRVKVPRGDVFTDVRVIYAEPRRDFAVITIKATGLPALPVGDSDKVEVGDRVIAIGNPKGLELTLTEGIVESIRLDPQNGYRFIQHQAPISPGSSGGPLINTKGEVIGINAFGVRDAQNLNGAIPINYVKPYFNDTAKLTWEEWVRTAAGGTPPPRPAAPPAPAPAQPAPGQPAPAAPRPAAPPAAGAAWTPRSFFEHVADFRSSADPFRLGYAAGMYDAVSMFAAAAQGAGLSSPAAVGLFQCIDEKGDRLGQLSTWLAGAAQDASDSTAVVAVVVRACQRAFAPGSFFAHVSDFKRNSDDYRLGFAAGLYDSISLFATAAQDAGIDTQRAIALFKCLDGKGDVLADLTTWVTGAARGGADRDSTIGTVVRACEQ